The sequence below is a genomic window from Verrucomicrobiota bacterium.
GTTGGTGGGTCCCGCCACGGACGGGGGTTACTGGCTCCTGGGATTGAAGCGTTCTCAGCCCGCACTCTTCTGGGGAATCCCGTGGAGCACGGACCAAGTGCTGGGTGAGACACTGCGCCGGTGCAAAGAGGCGAAACTGAAGATCGATCTCATGGGAATACTCGAGGACGTGGACGACCTCGCCGCCTGGCAGCGCTTCCTTTCTTCGACGGGAGCTGCTCTCGGCAATGCCTGAGCTTTGAGCTGAATTTTCCCCGGTTGTGGATTGAGCTTTCGTCCGGTTTACCCTAGGGTTCGGAGGATGAAAATCACCGAGGCGTTGCTCGCGGAACATGTGGTGTTCCACAATATTTTCGATCATCTCGAGTCGCGCATTCCGAAATTGAAGACGCTGGGTGAAGTGCGCGCGCTGGCCGCCCTGCTGGAATCGCTTCTCGAAGCCCATTCCGCCGCCGAGGACGAACTGTTGCTGGCGCCGCTGGAACATTACATCGAGCAAATCGGGCAGCATTCGATCTTCCACCAGGAGCACGAAGCCATCGACGAAAACCTGGCGAGGGTTCGGGAAGTACGACTCGTGAAACAGGCGAAGCGCCACTTGCTGGCGGCGGTGCTCGCTTCAAGGCACCATTTTGACAAGGAGGAGCGTGTCATCTTCCCGCTGGCGGAACGATCCCTCAAGGCCAAGTCACTCATCAATCTTGGACACTCCTGGCTGCATTCTCGCGAGGCCCGATGAAGCACCGCCGGCCAGCCTCGCCCCTTCCCCGCCGCCGCTTTCTCGCGGGTAGCGGCGCGGCTCTGGTGGGAACCCTCGGCCTGAGTGAAATCTCCGCCCAGTCGCCAGGACAGCGGCCTCCAGCCCACCCGGGCGTCGAGGTGCTCAATCCCCGTCATCGCGTTCCGGTGGGACTCATCATCGACGATTCGACCTGCCTGGTGAACACGAACAAGTTTGCGATGCCTCAGTTCGACGAGGCGTTCGCTCAGGCCAACCCGGTTTATCGCCGCCCCTGGCGGGATTGGCCCAATGAAATCCCAGACGGCTTCGTCCGGAAGTTCGGCGAATGGTGCGCTTCCGAGGGAGTCAAAGGGAAGTACAGCGTCGTCCCCTACCCGGCCTGTGTCGGCAGGCTCGACCGCCAACTGCCTGGTTGGAGCGCTCAGGCGCTGCGCGAGTCCATTCAATTGGTGCGCGAGGTTCTGCTTCCCCATTGGGACATTCATCCCGAAATGGTGACTCATACCCGGGTCATCGATCTCAAGACAGGCCATCCGCATGCGGATCACTCGCTGAAATTCATGGAGAACTGGGAGTGGACGACGGGAAGGAGCGCGGACGAAATCGCCTCCTACATGGCTTACGCCTTGCGCATTCTCAAGGACATCGGACTGCCGTGCGAAGGGATTACCACACCGGGTGGATTCGGCAACAAAGCCCGGCCCCAACTCGCACAGGCGTCGTTCGAGTCCGTGCGCTCCGTGTTCGGCGCCGAAGTGCCCCATTACTTCAGGGATCTTTTTGATCAAGGGACGCGGAGCGTCGCCCCGATGGTGCAGAATGCCTCGGGACTCGACTCGGAGGATCCTCGCTGCGTAGTGAGCATCCTCGGGTGCACGGGAGATTGGACCGGGGGGTGGGATTGCACCAATCCGGTCGGGGCGGACCGGTTTATCTCACCCGATGGAAGCACGGGGCGCATGGTGGAAGTCATTGAGAGAGGGGAGCCCGCGATGATGGTTTGCCATTGGACGGGCATTTACTTCAACGGCTATGAACTGGGATTCCAAGTCTTTCGGGAAGTAGTCAAACGCTTGAAATCGCGTTTCGATCATTTGATCTGGGTGAAACTCAGCGAACTCGCTCGCTACTGGGCCGCCAAGGAATTGACCCGCATGGAATCCCGGGGCCGCGTGGTCGAACTGAAGGCGCCTTACGCCTGCCCGGATTTCACCCTTCGGCTATCGGATGTATCGAATCCGGCGCCCAAGTTTGGCCGGATTGCGCCCCTGCAACCGTTGCAGGAAGTTTCTTCCGCGAAGCATCTGGAATCCGGCACGTGGTGCCGCGACCACGGGCGCATCCTGGCCTGCCTCGCGCTTCCGAAGGGTGCTTCGAGCTTGGAACTATGAAGCGGCGCCTCCACCGATCCATTCGAGCATTGGGACGGTGCTTGCTGCCGCTCTGGCTTGTCCAAGTCCTGTCTTGTCCAGGAGCCGAGCCTCCTGGGATGGCGCGGGCTGGGGATCATTGGGCCTTCAAGCCCCTGAGCCAAAATCCAACTCCGGGCCAGCGACTGGGAAAGCTCAGTTCCTCCGAGGCCATCGACGCCCTCATCCGGGCCAAACAGCGCGAGCATGGCTTGAACTTCGTTTCGGAAGCGCCTCGCTTCAGATTGTTGCGGCGGGCGAGTTTCGATCTGACCGGATTGCCCCCTTCTCCCCGAGACCTTGCGCTGTTCGTGGAGGACCGCAAGCCGGGAGCATGGGCGCGAGCGCTGGATCGCCTGCTGGCCTCTCCTCACTACGGAGAACGCTGGGCGCGTTGGTGGCTCGATTTGGCTCGCTATGCCGATACGAATGGGCAGGACGAAAACAAGGTCATGTCGAATGCCTGGCGGTATCGCGACTGGGTCATTCGCGCCTTCCAAAACAATCTCCCCATCGATCAATTCATTCAGCTGCAGCTTGCCGGTGACCTGTTGCCGGCGGAAGGTCTCTCGGATGCGGGGCGCCATGATCGATGGATCGCCACGGGCTTGCTCGTCCTGGGCCCGAAAATGCTCGCCGAACAGGATAAGCCTAAAATGGCCCTCGACATCGTCGATGAACAAATCGACACCGTCGGTCGCGCCTTCCTCGGGCTCACCATCAGCTGTTCCCGCTGCCACGATCACAAGTACGACCCCATCCCCGCGCGCGATTACTACGCCTTGGCCGGCATTTTCAAATCCACGCGAACCATGGAGCATTTCGACTTCGTCTCGAAGTTCAATGAACGCTGGCTGGCCTCGGAGGAAGCCGTCTCGAAATGGAGAAAGCATCGCGACAAAACCGACAGGCTGGCCAAGGAGATCGAAGCCGCAGTCCGGAAAGCCAACGAGGCGCTGGGAAAACCACTGCCGGAAAAGCCACGTGAGAAATATCCACGCGACACCCTTCTGGCATTGATGGCCCTGGAAGCTGAACGGGAAGCACTCAAGCATACCGCGCCTCCCGAGCCCCCTCGAGCCCTGGCGGTCCAGGAAGGTTCCATCACCAATCTTCCCGTCCTGATCCGTGGAAATCCTCTCACCCCCGATCCACTCCCGGTCCCGAGGAGTTTCATCACTTGCGCACAACGATCCGCTCCCGCCCCCGCGGTACCCGTCCACGCCAGCGGACGGCTCGAACTGGCCGCGTGGCTGACGAGTTCCGATCACCCGCTGACGGCGAGAGTCTTTGTCAACCGGGTCTGGCAGGCCTTTTTGGGTGAAGGATTGGTGCGGAGTTCGGACAACTTCGGACTTCGGGGAGAACCTCCCACTCATCCCGAGTTGTTGGATTGGATGGCGGCTGAATTCATTCGCTCCGGCTGGGATCTCAAGAAGCTTCATCGCGCCATCCTGCTTTCACGAGCCTACCAGCAGGATTCCGTCACGGTTGCCTCGAACTCCGGACGGCGAGAACTCAGAACGGCGTCCGCCACGTCGCCGTCCTTGCTTTCCGGATTCCCGCGCAAACGTTTGGAAGGCGAGATGGTCCGGGACGCGCTCCTTGAAGTTTCCGGCCAACTCGATCGCACCCAAGGCGGGACCCTGGTCGATTGGAAAAACAACGAGTACACGCCGCGGGATCAGGCGCCTTTCCAGTCGAAGCGGCGCTCGATCTATCTTCCTGTCGTCCGGGACCGGGTCTATGACATGTTCTCGATCTTCGACTGTGCCAATCCCAGCGTGGGTGCGTCCCGGCGTGACGCCACCGTGGTGTCGCATCAAGCGTTATACTTCCTCAACAGCCCGGATGTCGTCGAGGCCGCGATCCGCCTGGCGCGCCGCGCTACGGA
It includes:
- a CDS encoding DUF1553 domain-containing protein, giving the protein MKRRLHRSIRALGRCLLPLWLVQVLSCPGAEPPGMARAGDHWAFKPLSQNPTPGQRLGKLSSSEAIDALIRAKQREHGLNFVSEAPRFRLLRRASFDLTGLPPSPRDLALFVEDRKPGAWARALDRLLASPHYGERWARWWLDLARYADTNGQDENKVMSNAWRYRDWVIRAFQNNLPIDQFIQLQLAGDLLPAEGLSDAGRHDRWIATGLLVLGPKMLAEQDKPKMALDIVDEQIDTVGRAFLGLTISCSRCHDHKYDPIPARDYYALAGIFKSTRTMEHFDFVSKFNERWLASEEAVSKWRKHRDKTDRLAKEIEAAVRKANEALGKPLPEKPREKYPRDTLLALMALEAEREALKHTAPPEPPRALAVQEGSITNLPVLIRGNPLTPDPLPVPRSFITCAQRSAPAPAVPVHASGRLELAAWLTSSDHPLTARVFVNRVWQAFLGEGLVRSSDNFGLRGEPPTHPELLDWMAAEFIRSGWDLKKLHRAILLSRAYQQDSVTVASNSGRRELRTASATSPSLLSGFPRKRLEGEMVRDALLEVSGQLDRTQGGTLVDWKNNEYTPRDQAPFQSKRRSIYLPVVRDRVYDMFSIFDCANPSVGASRRDATVVSHQALYFLNSPDVVEAAIRLARRATDEAATESGRLAQAHRIALGRDPAPREMRRAREFMVALREVPSKIYASAADPVFAAFCHALLASNEFLYLD